One region of Sulfurisphaera ohwakuensis genomic DNA includes:
- a CDS encoding mRNA surveillance protein pelota: protein MKILEFDDKKGIMKLHIENEDDLWILHIILKKGDRVVAKTTRDVSMGRESRRIPMIIKLQVEYTEFQSFTSRLRIHGIILDAPERFGIKGSHHTINLDIGDEIVIEKDHWNKFEIEKIKRQEEKHLKMLIVLVDFDEYLIALPMKQGIRILAEKSLRTPNKEEENIIEENAKEVANEVLSYAKSLGIEVVLLAGPGPFKEIVSNFLKNIKLYVDSVSSATRSGLNEILKRDIIDQISRDYEISEETKIMEKIMENLAKNTGLVAYGKEEVKKSAEYGAVDKLLVIEDLLSSDEEERMEIEKIMEEVENKNGRVLIVPKDSPIYYEVRNLTGLVALLRFRIN, encoded by the coding sequence ATGAAGATTTTAGAGTTTGATGATAAAAAGGGGATAATGAAATTACATATAGAGAATGAGGATGATTTATGGATATTACATATTATACTAAAAAAAGGTGATAGAGTAGTTGCAAAAACTACTAGAGACGTTAGTATGGGAAGAGAAAGCAGAAGAATACCAATGATTATCAAGTTACAAGTAGAATATACTGAATTTCAATCATTTACAAGCAGGCTCAGAATTCATGGGATAATATTAGATGCACCAGAGAGATTCGGAATAAAAGGTTCTCATCATACAATAAACCTTGATATTGGAGATGAAATTGTAATAGAGAAAGATCATTGGAATAAATTTGAGATCGAGAAGATAAAAAGGCAAGAGGAAAAACATCTAAAGATGCTAATAGTTCTCGTTGATTTTGATGAATATCTTATTGCACTTCCAATGAAGCAAGGTATAAGAATACTAGCGGAAAAATCATTAAGAACCCCAAATAAGGAAGAAGAAAATATCATAGAAGAGAATGCGAAAGAAGTTGCTAATGAAGTACTTTCCTATGCAAAATCCCTAGGTATAGAAGTCGTATTACTTGCAGGGCCAGGACCTTTTAAGGAAATAGTATCCAATTTTTTAAAGAATATAAAACTTTACGTAGATAGTGTATCCTCAGCTACAAGAAGTGGACTAAATGAAATTTTGAAAAGAGATATAATAGATCAGATTAGCAGAGATTACGAAATTTCAGAAGAAACCAAGATAATGGAAAAAATAATGGAAAATTTAGCTAAAAACACTGGATTAGTGGCATATGGAAAGGAGGAAGTTAAGAAAAGTGCAGAATACGGTGCTGTAGATAAATTGCTAGTAATTGAGGATCTTTTATCTTCAGATGAAGAAGAAAGAATGGAAATTGAGAAGATAATGGAAGAAGTAGAAAATAAAAACGGGAGAGTTTTGATAGTTCCTAAAGATTCTCCTATCTATTATGAAGTAAGAAATCTCACTGGACTGGTAGCTTTACTTAGATTTAGAATAAACTAA
- a CDS encoding radical SAM protein, giving the protein MLESLLRISLLKGNPDIGLYNLFLPKGCELCRLGGKLVVYITGECGDSCYYCPVSYERFGKDVMFANETHVSSLLDYIYEAYRMNALGAGITGGDPILAIDRVVSLIRLLKDEFGEEFHIHLYTSGRYVTNDVLRELDKVGLDEIRFHPVKDEYLKAIEKALKYSFDVGLEIPAIPGEEEYAEKIIKWAIEKGVKFVNINELELTERNYQLLNARGFKISHGVAGVKGSFESALRILQKFEDSKIALHYCSSVYKDIVETRTRFLRIIKYSAKPYENYTGEGTIVRAIVKSKEDLSDYGEKEREFWSISPEFVNVINADEIWLVEEHPDSRRLRISEKLVYSKSK; this is encoded by the coding sequence ATGTTAGAAAGTTTATTGAGAATAAGCTTGCTCAAGGGTAATCCAGATATAGGTCTTTATAATTTATTTTTACCCAAAGGCTGTGAATTATGTAGACTAGGTGGTAAACTTGTTGTTTATATAACCGGAGAATGCGGAGATTCATGCTATTATTGTCCAGTTAGTTATGAAAGATTTGGAAAAGATGTTATGTTTGCAAATGAGACTCATGTTTCTTCACTCCTAGACTATATTTATGAAGCATATAGGATGAATGCCTTAGGTGCTGGGATTACTGGTGGTGATCCTATTCTTGCTATTGATAGGGTAGTAAGTCTCATTAGGTTATTAAAAGATGAATTTGGAGAGGAGTTTCATATTCATCTATACACAAGCGGAAGATATGTAACTAATGATGTACTACGTGAACTGGACAAAGTAGGATTAGATGAAATAAGATTTCATCCAGTAAAGGATGAGTATCTTAAAGCTATAGAAAAAGCACTTAAATACAGTTTTGATGTAGGCCTAGAGATTCCTGCAATACCTGGAGAAGAAGAATATGCTGAAAAAATAATAAAATGGGCTATTGAAAAAGGTGTGAAATTTGTTAATATTAATGAATTAGAGCTTACAGAGAGAAACTATCAGCTTCTTAATGCTAGAGGTTTTAAGATATCGCATGGTGTGGCTGGTGTAAAAGGAAGTTTTGAGTCTGCTTTACGTATTCTACAAAAATTTGAAGATTCTAAAATAGCCTTGCACTATTGTAGTTCAGTTTATAAAGATATCGTAGAGACTAGAACTAGGTTTTTAAGGATTATAAAATATTCAGCAAAGCCTTATGAAAATTATACTGGTGAAGGTACAATAGTTAGGGCAATAGTAAAAAGTAAAGAAGACTTATCAGATTACGGGGAAAAAGAGAGAGAATTCTGGAGCATCTCTCCAGAATTTGTTAACGTAATTAATGCTGATGAAATTTGGCTTGTCGAAGAGCATCCAGACTCGAGAAGACTAAGGATTTCTGAAAAGTTAGTTTATTCTAAATCTAAGTAA
- the rimI gene encoding ribosomal protein S18-alanine N-acetyltransferase has protein sequence MIIITNVDENDLPKVYEVEIESFEDPYPYSLLKAYYYLSRELFLVAKQGDVVVGYSLGIIQFGYRGHVVSIAVKKDYREKGIGSLLLKELEKRFKEYKCTHSYLEVNLKNKTAIEFYHKLGYIIVKLQKNYYGRGKHAFIMVKSFSKDKSFE, from the coding sequence GTGATAATTATAACTAATGTAGATGAAAACGACCTACCAAAAGTGTATGAAGTAGAGATTGAGAGTTTTGAGGACCCTTATCCTTATTCTTTGCTAAAGGCTTATTATTATTTGTCACGAGAACTATTTTTAGTAGCTAAACAAGGAGATGTTGTAGTGGGATATAGTCTAGGAATAATTCAATTTGGTTATCGTGGTCATGTAGTATCGATAGCAGTAAAGAAAGACTACAGAGAAAAAGGAATAGGTTCTCTTCTTTTAAAGGAGCTAGAAAAGAGATTTAAGGAATATAAATGTACTCATTCATATCTAGAGGTTAACCTCAAAAATAAGACAGCGATTGAATTCTATCACAAACTTGGTTACATCATAGTAAAACTTCAGAAAAACTATTATGGAAGAGGTAAACATGCATTTATAATGGTTAAAAGCTTTTCTAAGGATAAGAGCTTCGAATAA
- a CDS encoding DNA-directed DNA polymerase, translating into MIDNFFILDFSYDVVENKPVIYIWVIDKEGNRVVLLEKKFRPYFYALVDDSYNIDEIRKEILKLSKPYSPITSIDVEEKKYFGSPVKVLKIETVIPAYVRVYRDEVAKIKGVKSVLEADIRFYMRYSIDNNLKPFYWIEAEVEEIKENNFRVKKVYELKKINKLYEDKIPELKVLAFDIEVYNKYGSPNPRRDPVIIIGVWTKEGGKQFLADKYDDLRAIREFINFVQTYDPDIIVGYNINNFDWPYLLERANIRGIRLDVGRRVNGEPSQGVYGHYSITGRLNVDLYGFAQSIQEVKVKTLENIADYLGVLPKEKRTIVEWYDIPKYWDDEKKRDILLKYNLDDAKSAYLLGEVFIPFGIELTRISGLPLDQLSMASVGHRVEWLLMREAYKYNELIPNKEEREYESYEGGLVISPLPGIHEEVYVLDFSSMYPSIMIKYNIGPDTLVKGECENCWVSPVGHKFRKEPPGLYKNVLEKLIQERKEVKKLMEKTIDEYDKRVLDARQRALKVMANAFYGYMGWLGARWYSKEGAEAVTAWGRQIISDSAKIAKEKGFTVIYGDTDSIFVKGGGDINSLITEISSKFGLEIKIDKIYKRVFFTENKKRYAGLTEDGKIDIVGFEAVRGDWCDLAKQVQTNVIELILKSGKVEDAIKYVKSVIFDLRRYNFRIEDLIIWKTIDKNLDEYDVTAPHVVAAKKAAKAGYLVSKGVKIGYVIVKGSGKISDKAEPYFLVKEKNKIDVEYYIDKQIIPVALRILEGFGVKESSLKTGGVDILSFFKK; encoded by the coding sequence ATGATTGATAATTTCTTTATACTTGACTTCTCATATGATGTAGTTGAAAATAAACCCGTTATTTATATTTGGGTTATTGATAAAGAGGGTAATAGGGTTGTATTATTAGAGAAAAAATTCCGTCCATATTTCTATGCGTTGGTAGATGATAGCTATAACATTGATGAAATCAGAAAGGAAATATTAAAACTTAGTAAACCATACTCGCCGATTACTTCAATAGACGTAGAAGAAAAGAAATACTTTGGCTCACCTGTAAAGGTTTTAAAAATAGAAACAGTAATTCCAGCTTATGTAAGAGTGTATAGAGATGAGGTAGCGAAAATAAAAGGAGTAAAGAGTGTTTTAGAGGCAGATATTCGCTTTTATATGAGATATTCGATAGACAATAATCTAAAGCCTTTTTATTGGATTGAGGCTGAAGTAGAAGAAATAAAAGAGAATAATTTTAGAGTCAAGAAAGTTTATGAATTAAAGAAAATAAATAAGCTCTATGAAGATAAAATACCAGAGCTTAAAGTTTTGGCTTTTGATATTGAGGTTTATAATAAATACGGTTCTCCTAATCCAAGGAGAGATCCTGTTATAATAATTGGAGTGTGGACAAAAGAAGGAGGTAAGCAATTTTTAGCTGATAAGTATGATGATTTAAGGGCTATACGTGAATTTATTAATTTTGTACAAACCTATGATCCTGACATTATTGTAGGATATAATATAAACAATTTTGATTGGCCCTATTTACTAGAAAGGGCAAATATAAGAGGAATTAGATTAGATGTAGGAAGGAGAGTTAACGGTGAACCATCTCAAGGAGTTTATGGGCATTACTCAATAACTGGGAGGTTAAATGTTGATCTATATGGTTTTGCCCAATCTATACAAGAAGTAAAAGTTAAAACTCTTGAAAATATAGCAGACTATTTAGGTGTATTACCTAAGGAGAAAAGAACAATTGTGGAATGGTATGATATTCCGAAGTATTGGGATGATGAGAAGAAACGAGATATTCTACTTAAATATAACTTAGATGATGCAAAATCCGCGTATCTTTTAGGAGAAGTATTCATACCCTTTGGGATTGAACTAACCAGAATTAGCGGATTACCATTAGATCAACTTTCCATGGCTAGTGTTGGTCATAGAGTTGAGTGGCTATTAATGAGAGAGGCGTATAAATATAATGAACTTATCCCAAATAAAGAGGAGAGAGAATATGAAAGTTATGAAGGAGGTCTAGTAATTTCACCATTACCAGGAATTCATGAAGAGGTTTACGTATTGGATTTCTCTTCAATGTATCCCTCAATTATGATAAAATATAACATTGGTCCTGATACTCTAGTAAAGGGAGAATGTGAAAATTGCTGGGTCTCTCCAGTAGGACATAAATTTAGAAAAGAACCTCCTGGGTTATATAAAAATGTACTTGAAAAACTAATACAAGAGAGGAAGGAAGTAAAGAAGTTAATGGAGAAAACAATAGATGAATATGACAAGAGAGTATTGGATGCGAGGCAAAGAGCTCTAAAAGTAATGGCAAATGCCTTTTATGGTTATATGGGTTGGTTAGGTGCAAGATGGTACAGTAAAGAGGGTGCGGAAGCTGTTACGGCCTGGGGAAGACAAATAATATCTGACTCAGCAAAAATTGCTAAAGAAAAAGGTTTTACAGTAATATATGGCGATACTGATTCTATTTTTGTTAAGGGAGGAGGGGATATTAATTCATTAATAACAGAAATATCTTCCAAATTCGGATTAGAAATTAAAATAGATAAAATATATAAAAGGGTATTCTTTACTGAGAATAAGAAACGCTATGCTGGATTAACTGAAGATGGTAAGATAGATATTGTCGGGTTTGAGGCTGTTAGAGGAGACTGGTGTGATTTAGCTAAGCAAGTTCAAACTAATGTAATTGAGCTAATTCTTAAATCTGGAAAGGTTGAGGATGCAATAAAATATGTTAAATCAGTCATATTTGATTTAAGAAGGTATAACTTTAGAATAGAGGATTTAATAATATGGAAGACAATCGATAAAAACTTAGATGAATATGATGTTACAGCCCCTCATGTAGTTGCAGCTAAAAAAGCGGCAAAGGCTGGATATTTAGTGTCTAAAGGTGTTAAGATAGGTTACGTTATTGTAAAGGGATCTGGAAAAATTTCTGATAAAGCTGAGCCATACTTTTTGGTTAAAGAGAAAAACAAGATTGACGTAGAATATTATATAGATAAACAAATAATACCAGTTGCATTAAGAATTTTGGAAGGGTTTGGAGTAAAAGAAAGTTCACTTAAAACTGGTGGCGTAGATATTTTGAGTTTCTTTAAGAAGTAA